In the genome of Raphanus sativus cultivar WK10039 chromosome 4, ASM80110v3, whole genome shotgun sequence, one region contains:
- the LOC108854513 gene encoding polyadenylate-binding protein-interacting protein 7-like: MSFNTHQKSTKPPTTLNPHAAEFVPFTLRSPSLPESSSSAASRHSDEEEEARQFWNHQLPDDITRDFNLMTQDNDYDDSGSFSLASLSLDEAEKFPCASQGRGRFMFSDQPGEHNANGNGEMEVGPVDFLASQFPGFASESLAQVYFANGCDLHSTLEMLTQLELQVDGGGLNQKRSPKSFAAPNLTPMDFPALSQGDGLQQQKDNNNMFFFKSDYVSAVKKLASPDSGMWKYQPNDSADSSAIGSSRNSLPLAGGAYKSGSMYSDKLHNRAPSRPAPVWLETGDAVGNMYSKYREEARDYARLRNVYFEQARQAYLVGNKALAKDLSAKGQLQNLQMKAAHEKAQEAIYRQRNPVGEGGSERIIDLHGLHVSEALQVLKQELSVLRSKARATQERLQVYICVGTGHHTRGSRTPARLPVAVQRYLLEGEGLDYSEPQAGLLRVIIY, from the exons atgagcTTTAACACCCATCAAAAGAGTACCAAACCACCAACAACGTTGAACCCTCATGCTGCTGAGTTTGTTCCATTTACTCTACGCTCTCCTTCATTAcctgaatcatcatcatctgctGCATCACGCCAttcagatgaagaagaagaagcgcgTCAGTTCTGGAATCACCAACTTCCTGATGATATTACCCGAGACTTCAACTTGATGACTCAAGATAATGACTATGATGATTCTGGGAGTTTCTCACTAGCTTCCCTGTCCTTGGACGAAGCTGAAAAGTTTCCTTGTGCTAGTCAAGGAAGAGGAAGGTTTATGTTTTCAGACCAACCTGGAGAACATAATGCTAATGGTAATGGGGAAATGGAGGTGGGTCCTGTGGATTTTCTTGCGTCTCAGTTCCCTGGATTTGCTTCTGAAAGTCTAGCACAAGTGTATTTTGCTAATGGCTGTGATCTGCACTCCACACTTGAGATGCTTACTCAGCTCGAG CTACAAGTGGATGGTGGTGGATTGAATCAGAAGAGGAGCCCAAAGAGTTTTGCTGCTCCTAATCTTACTCCCATGGATTTCCCTGCCCTTAGCCAGGGGGATGGTCTGCAGCAGCAAAAGGACAACAACAACATGTTTTTCTTCAAGTCAGATTATGTCTCTGCTGTCAAGAAGTTAGCTTCCCCGGATTCTGGTATGTGGAAGTATCAACCAAACGATTCAGCAGACTCCTCAGCTATTGGCTCCAGCAGAAACTCTCTACCCTTGGCTGGTGGTGCTTACAAGAGTGGGAGTATGTACTCTGATAAGCTGCATAATCGAGCACCAAGTCGACCTGCTCCTGTCTGGCTGGAGACCGGGGACGCCGTTGGTAATATGTATTCTAAGTATCGCGAGGAAGCACGTGACTATGCTCGTCTGCGGAATGTATACTTTGAGCAG GCAAGACAAGCATACCTTGTTGGCAATAAGGCCTTAGCTAAAGACCTAAGTGCCAAGGGACAGTTGCAAAACTTGCAGATGAAAGCTGCTCATGAGAAAGCTCAAGAAGCCATTTACCGTCAGAG gAACCCAGTGGGTGAAGGGGGAAGCGAGAGAATAATAGACTTGCATGGATTACACGTGAGTGAAGCACTTCAGGTGTTGAAGCAGGAGCTGAGCGTGTTGAGGAGCAAAGCTCGAGCAACACAAGAGAGGCTTCAGGTTTACATATGTGTAGGGACTGGCCACCACACAAGGGGTTCCCGCACACCAGCTAGACTCCCTGTTGCTGTACAGCGCTACCTACTTGAAGGAGAAGGCCTTGACTATTCCGAGCCTCAAGCTGGTCTCCTCAGAGTCATCATATACTGA